The Deltaproteobacteria bacterium genome contains the following window.
TCGACGTCGCGGCGCGCGCCGGCGACCGCCGCCAGCGCGCGGTCGTAATCCGACCGCAAGATCGGCGTGCCGCCGACCACCGCGACCGCGCCGTCGGGCACACCGCCGCGCACCGGCGCACCCGCGAGGCCGGCGGCGGCGAGCGCGAGCCCCGCGACGACGCCCGCGACACTCCACGCACGCGCCGCGCCGACGCGCGTCACCGCGGCCCTCCCGCCGGCGCGGCCGGCGCCGGCAAAGCCACGCGCCGCACCAGGATCGGCGACGACCACGCCCGCTCCTCGTTGTCGGTCAGGCAGTCGTCGTCCGCCGGCGTGCGCCAGTCGCCGTAGCACGGCTCGCACCCGTCCGGGCCGCAGCGCAGGCCGCCCGCGTTGACCGCCGGCGTCGGCTCCTGGATCGCGCGCACGTAGTAGAACGTGTCCCCCGACGCGTCCGGATCGGCGAACTCGACCTCGCACACCGGCTCGCCCGCCGGGCACGGGATCACGCGCCACGGATCGTCGATCGCGCCGGCGACGTCCGCCTCGCTGGCGGCGGGCCGGATGCGGACCACCTCGATGCGCGTGATGCGCCGGCGCTGGTCGGTCGGGTGGTAACACTCGCCCGCGCACACCCGCTCGATCCCCTCGGGGCCCAGCGCGTCGACCGCCCACCGCGGGCAGCCGGGCGCCTGCAGGTGGGCGCCGGCCGCGCGCACGCGAAACCGCGGCGCCTCCGCGAGCGCGACCTCGGCGCCCATCGGCTGCGCGCCGCCCGGCGCGTTGGTCAGGTCGAACCACAGCAGGATGCGGTCGCCGGACGTGCCGTAGACGCGGCGGTGGACGAGCGCGTCCCAGATCGCGGCGCGGTCGCGGCCGCGCGCGTGCACCGCCGCGAGCCCGCCGGTCATGAAGAACGACGCCTGCCGCTCCAGTTCCACCAGGCGAAACGGCGGCAGCGCGAGCAGCTCGTCCGGGTCCCACGCCCGCGGCTCGGGCGCCGGCGCGGCCGGCTCGCCGAGCAGCCGATCGCGCCACGTGGCGCTCTGCGGGCCGGTCGCGTCGCCGAACCGGCGCCGCAACATCTCCTTGTAGCCGGTGCCCGGACGCGCGCTGTGGTTGTCGCTCGACGCGACGAAGCCGATCGCCCGGCCGCGCCGCGACACGATGTACTGCACCGACCCGCCCGGCCGGTAGTTAAACGCCGCGTTGAAGCAATCGGTGCACTGGCCACAGTTGCCCCACTCCTCGACCGTTGCACCGGGAACCGTCAGGTGCCCGGCCGTCCCGGCGGCGACGTAGGCCGCGCGCGCCGCCCGCACGCGCCGATCGCACTCGGCCGGGTCCGCGTCGCCGCAGCGCGCGCGAATGATCTCGCCGGCGCGCCAGCAACACGGCTCGTACTCGGCCGTCGGCTGCGGACACGCGTCGCCGTCCGGGCCGACGGTCACCGCGCGCCACGGCCGGTAGACCTCGGAGTTGCCGTGGCCGCTGTAAATTTCGATCAGCGGCTCGGCAAGCCCCAGGCCTTTGTCGTACGTGTAGCCCGGCGGCGTATAGAAGCCCCAGGTCGTGCCGTGCGGGATCACGATCGACTCGAGACCCCATTGCGCGAGCTTCTCGAACAACTCGGCCGGCGTCGCGGCGACCTCGCGGCAGTCGGCCGGCAGCGCGCGGGTGTCGACTCCCGCCGGGCACAGCGGCGCCGCGCGCAGCTCGCGTTGGTAGAGCGCGAAGTCGAGATACCGCTGTCGCCGTGCGAAATCCTGTAACGGGATGAGCAGCTGGCGCCACAGCGGGACCGGGTCGCGCCGCAGCGCGCCGGACACGAGCCCGACGGCCGCGATCGGACGCGCGGGCAGGTCCGCGTCGGACAGTCCGCGGAAGATCACGTTCTTGTGTCCGTAGTGGTCCGCGCGCGTGGCGCCGACCTGGGACCACTCGAACCCCATGAACGCGACGAGATCCGGCGTGGCCGGATCGCCGGCCACCGCGTTGCACGCGCGAATCGCGTCGATCGACTCGCGCCAGTGGCGCGGTGTGAGCGCCTCGGCGTGGTCGGTGAGCGCGAAGAAGTCCAGCTGCGAGCAGTAGCGCGCGAAGTCGCACGCATCGGCCGGCGGATGCGCGCCCTCGCCGCCCATCGCGGGGAGGCTGCGCATGAACGCGTCGGCCGAGAACGTGGTGTGGACGTGCAGGTCGCCGAACAAGATCTGGTCCGGTGCGCCGCCGCCGGCGGCCGCCGACCGCGCCGCCGCCGCCGCGATCGCCTGCGCCGGCCTCGGCGTCGGGTGGACGCGCCCGGGCCCTTCGTGGCGGCCGCCGCCGTAGACGATCCAACCGGCCGCGGCGACCGCACCGAGCGCGACCGCGCCGCCCCAAATCGTGCGCTTGCGTGCCACCGATGCCTCCTGTCGGGGCGGATGATAGCCGCTGCGGGCCCGGCGACGCGAATCCGCCAGCGCCGCGGCGATTCGTCGTATGCTCCGGACATGCGCACGACGGGGTGGACGGTGGCAGCGGCGGCGATCGCCGCGGGGTCCGTTGCGAGTACATCCGGCCTGGCCCGCGCCGAGCCGGCGGGGATCGAACGCAGGCTGTATCCGGATCGCGTCGACGCCAGTTCGTTTTTGCAAAACGACTGGAACCGGTTCCAAGAAAACTATCACCCGAACTACGTCGCCGACGACGACCCGAAGACCGCGTGGACCGAGGGGGCGAAGGGATCCGGCGCCGGCCAATGGTTGCGGCTGCACGTGACCGAACTCGACGGCGCCACGCGCGTGCGCCTTCGCGTGCGCAACGGCTACCACAAGTCGCGACGACTGTTTCGTCGCAACGCGCGCGCGCGGCGCGTGACGGTCACCCTGCGCCCGTCGGGGGCCACGCGCACGGTCGAGTTGGCCGACGACATGAGCTGGCAGGAGATCGTCGCGACCCAGCCGGCCGGCAAGCTGTCCGCGATCGAGCTGCGGTTCGACTCCGTGTACGAGGGCAGCCACTACGAGGACCTGTGCGTGTCGGACGTCCAGGTGTTCGTCACCGCGACGACGCCGGACAACCCGGCGTTCGAGAAGTCCAAGCGCGACCGACTGCTGGCGTGGAAGCGCCAGCGCCTCGCGGCGGCGCGCCTGTTCCGCAAGGCCGCGCGCACCGGCCTGCCGCTGGCCGCACAATACCGCGAGGGCAAGCACGCCCGCCTGCCGCGGCCGGACGCGCACGACTGCGAAGTGACCGCGACGCTGTGCCGGGTGCGCGCGGCGCTCGGGTTGTGGAGCCGGCTGCCGGTGTGGCGCGACCAGCCGGCGGCGGTCGCGATCGGCCGCGCGGCCGCGGGCGATTGGACGGCGTGGCGTCCCGTGCGGGTGACCGCGATCGACAAGCGGCCCATCCCGCAACTGGACGCGCTGATGCTGGCGGACCACACCGGGTATTACGCCTACGATGGACGGGAATTCGAGATGCCCCTGGGCGCGCAGCTCGGGTTTCTGCGCGCCGACCACCTCAAGCGCGTGACGGTCGACAAGGCCGCCGAGCTGCCGCCGCTGGCCTACATCGGCCCCGACGTTCCGCCCGCGTGCCGCCGGCCTCGCCGCCCCGCGACGCGGTACTGGCTGCCGCCCGCGCCCGCCGGCGCGGAGGGCGGCGCCGACGGCTCCCCGGCGGCCGACCGGCTCACGACCCTGCTGGTCGCGTCGTGCGGCATGGTCGAGATGCGCGAGGGGATGGAGCCGCTGAGGCACTGGCAGCTGCTCGTGTACGACGACGCGGGTCGACTCGCCGCGCTCGCCACGGAGCACTGCGCCGAAATGATCCGGTGGGACGAGGGTGCATCCGGCCCGGTGATCGCCGGCGCCGTGCGCGCGTGCGACATGGGCGACGAGATCGAGACCGTCAGCTACGAACGCGTCCCATGATCGCGCGCGCCGCCCTCGCCGGCGCCGCGGCCCTCGCGGGCCTGTTCTCCTCGGGCGCCCGCTCGATCGACACCGGCGATACGCCGCCCGCGATGCTGCGCGCCGAGACGTGCGCCCCGTGCCACGAACGCCAGTACGCGCAATGGAAGCGCAGCCGGCACGCGGCGGCGTGGACCAACGGGCTGTTTCAGCACGACTACCGGCAGTCGCGCCGCGCGTGGTGCCGCAACTGCCACATTCCGCTGGCCGCCCAGCAGCGCGCATGGGCGGCCGGCGACGCGACGCTCGCCGAGCAAGGAGTCAACTGCGCGGCGTGCCACGTCCGCGACGGCCGCATCGTCGCGCGCGCGCGCGGGGCCGGCTCGCCGCACGACACCGCGGTCGATGCGGCGTTCGGCACGGCGGAGTTTTGCGCCGGCTGCCACCAGTTTGCGTTCCCGCGGTTCGACGGCGGCGCGTTCGCCGGCTACACGAGCGAGCCGATGCAGGACACGGTGGCGCAATTTCGCCGCAACCCGCGCCGGCCCGCGAGTTGTC
Protein-coding sequences here:
- a CDS encoding DUF3604 domain-containing protein, translated to MRAAGRPAECGSCGTTRGATAGSRAETARWSTPPRAGCASIARTGVRGTGRTSRRAASRAAYRRCRSSGRPRRTGPRGPRRRRGRRARSWDAFVADGLDLVAHVARAHGAGDHRAGCTLVPPDHFGAVLRGERGESTRVVVHEQLPVPQRLHPLAHLDHAARRDQQGREPVGRRGAVGAALRAGGRGRQPVPRRGAARPAARGRNVGADVGQRRQLGGLVDRHALEVVGAQKPELRAQGHLEFPSIVGVIPGVVRQHQRVQLRDGPLVDRGHPHGTPRRPIARGRAADRDRRRLVAPHRQPAPQPERRAHPAQRRGHFAVVRVRPRQAGVLALAVLCGQRQAGARGLAEQARRREALALPRQQSVALGLLERRVVRRRRGDEHLDVRHAQVLVVAALVHGVEPQLDRGQLAGRLGRDDLLPAHVVGQLDRARGPRRAQGDRHAPRARVATKQSSRLVVAVAHAKAHARGAVEFGHVQPQPLAGAGSLRPLGPRGLRVVVGDVVRVIVFLEPVPVVLQKRTGVDAIRIQPAFDPRRLGAGQAGCTRNGPRGDRRRCHRPPRRAHVRSIRRIAAALADSRRRARSGYHPPRQEASVARKRTIWGGAVALGAVAAAGWIVYGGGRHEGPGRVHPTPRPAQAIAAAAARSAAAGGGAPDQILFGDLHVHTTFSADAFMRSLPAMGGEGAHPPADACDFARYCSQLDFFALTDHAEALTPRHWRESIDAIRACNAVAGDPATPDLVAFMGFEWSQVGATRADHYGHKNVIFRGLSDADLPARPIAAVGLVSGALRRDPVPLWRQLLIPLQDFARRQRYLDFALYQRELRAAPLCPAGVDTRALPADCREVAATPAELFEKLAQWGLESIVIPHGTTWGFYTPPGYTYDKGLGLAEPLIEIYSGHGNSEVYRPWRAVTVGPDGDACPQPTAEYEPCCWRAGEIIRARCGDADPAECDRRVRAARAAYVAAGTAGHLTVPGATVEEWGNCGQCTDCFNAAFNYRPGGSVQYIVSRRGRAIGFVASSDNHSARPGTGYKEMLRRRFGDATGPQSATWRDRLLGEPAAPAPEPRAWDPDELLALPPFRLVELERQASFFMTGGLAAVHARGRDRAAIWDALVHRRVYGTSGDRILLWFDLTNAPGGAQPMGAEVALAEAPRFRVRAAGAHLQAPGCPRWAVDALGPEGIERVCAGECYHPTDQRRRITRIEVVRIRPAASEADVAGAIDDPWRVIPCPAGEPVCEVEFADPDASGDTFYYVRAIQEPTPAVNAGGLRCGPDGCEPCYGDWRTPADDDCLTDNEERAWSSPILVRRVALPAPAAPAGGPR